From a region of the Vairimorpha necatrix chromosome 4, complete sequence genome:
- a CDS encoding MULE domain-containing protein: MNDNFEIFKGQRGGQNLIYEDQIYTLDYNKDGTRRWRCRNRSCRVPEKCMFKRTFKKIKEQVATSNENSLEIIKKQLPVLSTSLDITKMPSIEYLRDTIKRTRNSRLGFITGCIMDIPEVLQGKSERSYSRAFDKCKELVTMNVENFVTDFERGLVNALRISFPEANFNGCLFHLGQAAYKRVGAMEDIEKFKNDSNYNLTRCSGFYEDIKKFIQDNSITTTANFQLYFENNYLVSHVTREDNGGRAVDNINFWNVFDSLKNEISRTSNNAESWNRIINKRMETRNTNIALFISRIPDCEEMDIYNLKRYKKELFEAKKTKKAEEKIRIIVKNYKHYSREEYMNALLQHVNFKCE; the protein is encoded by the exons atgaacgacaactttgaaatttttaaaggtCAACGTGGGGGGCAAAATCTTATCTATGAAGATCAGATATACACTTTAGACTACAATAAGGACGGCACTAGGCGATGGAGGTGCCGTAATAGGTCTTGTAGAG TACCTGAGAAATGCATGTTTAAaagaacttttaaaaaaataaaagaacaAGTTGCTACAAGTAATGAAAACTcattagaaataataaaaaaacaactcCCAGTATTGTCAACCAGCTTAGATATTACTAAAATGCCTTCCatagaatatttaagaGATACAATCAAACGAACAAGAAATTCAAGACTCGGATTTATAACTGGTTGCATTATGGATATACCCGAAGTCTTGCAA GGAAAAAGTGAAAGGTCATATTCTAGAGCCTTCGATAAATGCAAGGAATTAGTTACTATGAATGTTGAAAACTTTGTGACTGATTTTGAGAGAGGATTGGTCAATGCATTACGAATATCTTTCCCTGAAGCAAACTTTAATGGATGCTTGTTTCATCTTGGGCAGGCAGCCTATAAAAGAGTCGGGGCAATGGAAGACATAgaaaagtttaaaaatgattctAACTATAATCTA ACGAGATGTTCCGGGTTTTATGAAgatattaagaaatttatacaagATAATTCAATTACAACCACAGCTAACTTTCAGTTGTActttgaaaataattatttagttTCCCATGTAACAAGAGAAGATAATGGTGGGAGAGCTGTcgacaatataaatttttggaaTGTATTTgatagtttaaaaaatgaaatttctCGAACTTCTAACAATGCAGAAAGCTGGAATAGAATCATCAACAAGAGAATGGAGACAagaaatacaaatattgctctttttatttcaagAATACCCGATTGTGAAGAAATGGATATATATAATCTAAAacgttataaaaaagaattatttgaagctaaaaaaaccaaaaaagCGGaggaaaaaattagaataatcgttaaaaattataaacattatTCTCGTGAAGAGTACATGAATGCTTTACTGCAACACGTGAATTTCAAATGCGAATAA
- a CDS encoding putative SP-containing protein, whose product MIVLFFIVFIIKCSTNMFVIPIGKENGEVYIALNDENFPATYIISEIVDEANPDSSITSYNIISETSNYIGPYYFRFLSSLDKEVLEHFLESHKISNKEDSNLVKEFLDSKIILMAEIKLDTEKCYFIGKMHTNNLLTVDKYSTSEKLHFTRSRSMYDLQWCKFYNYLSDNASLFIPLLYKKNILILPSFVKLKEDKVISNIDTTNDSNFNEKFSLKHSSKETDVTVLYKKICELDKNEQDFDNLNAMDVEKDKNEKHNESILVRSSVISIKEGNYIEKLNGTSTGDKSVRDLDVNEYNIKNKEEHLTDKERADNDDNSNKRPKKIKDGKFFFYTT is encoded by the coding sequence ATgatagttttattttttatagtattcataataaaatgttcTACTAATATGTTTGTCATTCCTATTGGCAAAGAAAACGGAGAGGTTTATATAGCTTTAaatgatgaaaattttCCAGCAACTTATATAATCAGCGAGATAGTAGATGAAGCAAATCCAGATTCCTCGATAACCTCGTATAACATTATATCTGAAACATCTAACTATATTGGGCCATATTATTTCAGATTTCTTTCTTCATTGGACAAAGAAGTGCTCGAACATTTTTTGGAATCtcataaaatatctaaCAAAGAAGATTCAAATTTggtaaaagaatttttagataGTAAAATAATACTAATGGCAGAAATAAAACTAGATACTGAAAAGTGTTATTTCATCGGCAAAATGCATACAAATAATTTGCTGACAGTTGATAAATATTCGACAAGtgaaaaattacattttaCAAGATCACGAAGCATGTATGATCTACAATGGtgcaaattttataattacttATCTGATAATGcatctttatttattcctttattatataaaaaaaacatattgaTTCTACCATCATTTGTTAAACTGAAAGAAGACAAAGTTATTTCGAATATCGATACCACGAACgattcaaattttaatgaaaaattttcattaaagCATAGTTCTAAAGAAACTGATGTTACagttctttataaaaaaatttgtgaACTCGATAAAAACGAACAagattttgataatttaaatgCAATGGACGTcgaaaaagataaaaatgaaaaacaTAATGAATCTATATTAGTCAGAAGTTCAGTTATTTCTATTAAAGAAGGAAACTATATCGAAAAACTAAATGGCACGAGTACAGGCGATAAATCAGTACGTGACTTGGATGTTAATGAATATaacatcaaaaataaagaggAGCATTTGACTGATAAGGAGAGGGCTGACAATGACGATAATAGTAATAAAAGACCGAAGAAGATAAAAGATggaaagttttttttttatacgaCCTAG